The Coffea eugenioides isolate CCC68of chromosome 8, Ceug_1.0, whole genome shotgun sequence genome has a segment encoding these proteins:
- the LOC113779297 gene encoding uncharacterized protein LOC113779297, with protein MSETETSEIHSNTKSEETSNIPQTGDLQSIQAAYRLNGKNYLKWSQFVQTFLKGKGKISHLLGTGPKKGDPKFAAWDEEDSMVMSWLWNSMLPEISDTCMFLPTAQDIWTTIRQTYSKAGDAALIYEIKTKISATKQGNLSVTQYANLLQNLWQELDQYRCVQMVCSEDAATLKSFIEKDRVYDFLAGLNVEFDQVRIQILGKERLSSLNETISLIRAEENRREVMLEPKTLEGSAMISTKSNKDTIWCTYCKKSSHTRDDCFKLHGKEQVLSRKGGFKGRKAHLTAGEDQTQEKSNQGGMGEFKKEEIEKLRNLLNSLEKSSSTCSLAQSGFGYGEDDWTC; from the exons ATGTCTGAAACTGAAACATCAGAAATCCACTCCAATACCAAATCAGAGGAGACCTCAAATATTCCACAAACAGGGGATTTGCAGAGTATCCAGGCAGCCTACAGGCTCAACGGGAAAAACTATTTGAAGTGGTCACAATTTGTTCAAACATTTCTCAAAGGAAAGGGCAAAATCAGCCACTTGCTTGGAACTGGACCGAAAAAGGGAGATCCTAAATTCGCTGCTTGGGATGAAGAGGATTCTATGGTCATGTCATGGCTGTGGAATTCCATGTTACCTGAAATAAGCGATACTTGCATGTTCCTACCAACAGCTCAAGATATATGGACTACTATTCGACAGACCTATTCAAAGGCAGGAGATGCTGCCCTAATCTATGAGATCAAAACAAAGATCTCAGCCACTAAACAGGGCAACCTTTCTGTTACTCAATATGCCAACCTTCTGCAAAATCTATGGCAGGAACTGGACCAATATCGGTGTGTTCAGATGGTGTGTAGTGAAGATGCAGCCACCTTGAAAAGCTTTATCGAAAAGGATAGAGTTTATGACTTCCTTGCAGGTCTGAATGTGGAATTTGATCAGGTCAGAATCCAGATATTGGGGAAGGAAAGATTATCATCTCTGAATGAGACAATATCATTGATTCGAGCTGAAGAGAACAGGCGAGAAGTCATGTTAGAGCCTAAAACATTAGAAGGCTCTGCAATGATTTCTACAAAGTCAAATAAAGACACAATTTGGTGCACGTACTGCAAAAAATCAAGCCATACGCGAGATGATTGCTTCAAACTCCATGGGAAGGAACAAGTCCTTAGTCGTAAAGGAGGATTCAAAGGGCGAAAAGCCCACTTAACTGCTGGAGAAGAccaaacacaagaaaaatccAACCAGGGTGGTATGGGAGAattcaagaaagaagaaatcgAAAAGCTAAGAAACCTCCTAAATTCCCTTGAAAAGTCCTCTAGTACGTGTTCATTGGCTCAATCAG GATTTGGTTACGGGGAGGACGATTGGACTTGCTAA
- the LOC113780700 gene encoding mitochondrial intermediate peptidase, mitochondrial-like → MSTLFRRRSLAAYVYSHVLNSHKVHTSTAPLLQETGLYGFNHLKTPKGFRRFVEDAIERSNELVTFISGMPSAPEIIGAMDEISDTVCSVIDSAELCRATHPDREFVEEASEASLRINEYIHHLNTNHCLYMAVVKAEQDSHLLNEEAQRVAHHLRLDLEKAGIHLPSEQLDRANQLNMEIVQLCREFNENIINDPGHMDIFPASHIPKKLHHLARPIYRTTSGAFGGSAWSMTNMKEKGFRLPTDPNTLSSILQWVSDAEIRKTAYIQGNSAPLGNLGVLDKLIAARHEFAQIMGHSSYADLAVHSSMASSPDIVLSFLLEMSEIVRPRADEEFKTIWNFKREKSGQLYGDLEPWDETYFTAIMKSAVYDLDSSVYSAKPACIVVCHLYSVPTIG, encoded by the exons ATGTCTACCCTCTTCCGCCGCCGCTCACTGGCGGCTTACGTCTACAGCCATGTGCTGAACTCCCATAAGGTCCACACTTCAACAGCTCCACTGCTGCAGGAAACCGGTCTCTACGGTTTCAACCACTTGAAAACTCCCAAAGGCTTCCGACGCTTTGTTGAGGACGCCATAGAAAG GTCAAATGAGCTCGTCACCTTTATTTCTGGAATGCCATCTGCTCCGGAAATTATCGGAGCCATGGATGAGATATCCGATACA GTATGTTCAGTTATTGACTCTGCAGAACTGTGTAGAGCTACACATCCGGACAG GGAATTTGTTGAGGAGGCAAGCGAGGCGTCCCTGAGGATTAATGAATATATTCAT CATCTTAATACAAATCATTGCCTGTACATGGCGGTGGTAAAAGCTGAGCAGGATTCCCATTTGCTAAATGAAGAAGCTCAAAGAGTAGCCCATCATTTACGTCTTGACTTGGAAAAGGCTGGCATTCATCTGCCTAGTG AACAGTTGGATCGAGCTAATCAGCTTAATATGGAGATTGTTCAGCTGTGCAGAGA GTTCAATGAAAATATTATCAATGATCCAGGTCACATGGATATCTTTCCAGCATCACACATCCCAAAAAAGTTACACCATCTTGCTAGGCCTATCTATCGGACTACATCAGGTGCATTTGGGGGATCAGCATGGTCTATGACAAACATGAAAGAGAAGGGCTTTCGATTACCAACCGATCCAAATACTCTCTCCTCTATTCTGCAATGGGTATCAGATGCTGAG ATTAGGAAAACCGCTTATATACAAGGAAACTCTGCCCCACTTGGAAATCTTGGTGTCCTCGATAAGCTTATTGCAGCTCGTCATGAGTTTGCTCAG ATTATGGGCCATAGTTCCTATGCAGATCTTGCTGTTCACTCAAGTATGGCTTCATCACCTGATATCGTATTATCGTTTTTGCTTGAAATGAGCGAAATAGTTAGACCTAGGGCTGATGAG GAGTTTAAGACAATTTGGAAtttcaagagagagaaaagtggCCAGCTCTATGGAGACTTGGAGCCATGGGATGAAACATACTTTACCGCTATAATGAAGTCTGCAGTTTATGATTTAGATTCCTCGGTATATTCTGCAAAACCTGCATGCATTGTAGTTTGTCATTTATATTCCGTTCCTACTATAGGCTAG